Part of the Pseudobdellovibrionaceae bacterium genome is shown below.
CTGTGGGGATTTTCAAATGTGCCAAAGATCATATCCCACAATGGAAGATCAGCAAAATTTTTATAGTGTTTGTTTCGTTCATGGTGTACTCGGTGGCTTTCAGGCCGTTGAAAGACAAAACCCCACCAATAAGGGGTTTTAATATTCATGTGATATAAAAATTCGGCGAGTCCAGTACACACAGTGACCCATGCGCCTGCTTGTAAAGAAAGTCCCATAACCGGGTAAACAATGGTCGCAATGATAATAGAATTCAAAAAAATTTCTAAAGGGTGTTTATAAAAAGAAGTGATGGTTTCAATACGACTAGGACTGTGATGTATTTGATGACAGGTGGTCCATAGCCATTCGACATCGTGTCGCCACTTGTGCCACCAGTAAAAAACAAATGTGATAGCGAAATAGGTCGTGGCCACAGCAAACACCTCATTGGGCCAAGGTACGTTGACCAAAGAAAGTGATTGCAGATATTGCTCCCAGGTGAGTCCACCCAATACCACCACGCCCGCTTGCATGATGTTGATAAGAATGACTCGCATCCACCAACCCGGTACATGAGGCAGAGACCGTGCCGGCAAAATTCTTTCTAAAATCATCAAGATAATACCGGCAGTGACTAACACTGCTATTGGCCAAATCAGCATAAAATTCATTTTGATGTAATTAACACTTTCGTCAAGTTATTCCCGGATAGCGGGGCTATCCCATTTGCCGAGCGTGTCTCAGCCGGTGGAGGGGAGAAAAATTCAACTTTTGTTGGCTTGCGCCAACAACCCCGCCACGTCTAAGTAGTTGAAATTGCGCGGTTATTGGTAATAGGAAGTACCTATCGCGCGATCGCAAATCAATATTAAACATCTATTGTGTTTCAGGTGATGGTGATTGTGTACACACAGTAAAAATAAAGGAGATCACTGCGTAAAATTGAACTAACCGTTGCATTAGTTAAAGAAAAGTTAACATTTTATAACTCAACTATCTATTAGTTAGAACTAGTAGAATTATCGAATTCAGAAAATCGAATTTTAAGCAAAGGAGCAAAAATGAAAACATCGATGTTACTAGTGGCAGCATCCCTGATTGTGGCGGGATGTTCTTCCACCTCGTCGGATAAGGCCATGAAAGGGCCAGCCCCCGGAGAGGCGAAATCAAGTCAGTTTTGGTGGCCTGAGGCGTTGAATTTACAACCACTCAGACAACATTCTGCAGAGTCGAGCCCCTTGGGAGAAAAATTCGACTACGCAAAGGAATTTAAAAAATTAAATCTTGCGGCAGTTAAACAGGATATCAAAAAAGTGCTGACGTCATCTCAAGACTGGTGGCCAGCCGACTACGGACATTACGGGGCGTTTTTTATACGAATGGCTTGGCATAGTGCAGGTACTTACCGCACATTAGACGGACGTGGTGGTGCTGGTGGCGGTCAGCAAAGATTTGAACCTCTTAATAGCTGGCCAGACAATGCCAACTTAGATAAAGCCCGTCGCCTGTTGTGGCCAATCAAAAAGAAATACGGCAACAAGATTTCTTGGGCTGATTTGATGGTGTTAACCGGTAACGTGGCGCTTGAGGACATGGGCTTTAAGACCTATGGATTTGCTGGCGGAAGAGTAGATGACTGGGAAGCTGATCTTGTCTATTGGGGCCCAGAAACAAAAATGTTGGCTGATGCCCGCTTTAAAGGTGATCGTCAGTTAGAGCGCCCTCTTGCAGCTGTTCAAATGGGTTTGATCTATGTGAACCCGGAAGGTCCAAACGGCAACCCTGACCCCTTGCTTGCTGCAAAAGACATTCGTGAGACATTCGGCCGCATGGCGATGAATGACGAAGAGACGGTGGCCCTTATTGCTGGTGGGCACACATTTGGTAAAACCCATGGAGCCCACAAGGTGGAAGAGTGTGTTGGAAAAGAGCCGGCCGCGGCAGGAATCGAAGAACAAGGTCTTGGCTGGAAAAACAAATGTGGAAAGGGCCATGGCGTTGATACAATCACGAGTGGATTAGAGGGCGCTTGGACAGCCACTCCCACATTATGGACGCATCAATTTTTAACCAACTTGTTTGCTTTCAACTGGAAAAAAACAAAAAGTCCAGCTGGCGCCATTCAGTGGATTCCAGATGATGAAAGTGTGGCAAATCTTGTACCTGATGCTCATGATAAAACAAAGAGACACGCTCCGATCATGCTCACCACCGACTTAGCGTTAAGGGAAGATCCTATTTATCGAGAAATCTCTCTTCGATTTAGGGATAAACCGAAAGACTTTGAACTCGCCTTTGCAAAGGCCTGGTTTAAACTCACTCACCGAGATATGGGTCCTCGTGCTCGCTACATTGGCCCTGAGCAACCAAAAGAAGCTCTAAGTTGGCAAGATCCGGTGCCGGCAGCGAACTATAAAACGATTAGCTCCGCTGAGGTCGAACGACTTAAAAGCAAAATCCTAAAGTCGGGTTTGACTGTGCCTGAGTTGGTAAGAACCGCCTGGGCGTCTGCTTCAAGTTATCGCGGGACGGACATGCGCGGTGGGGCTAATGGTGCTCGTATTGCTCTTGCCCCTCAAAAAGACTGGCAAGCTAATGATCCTGCTGACCTAGAAAGAGTGTTGGGTAAGCTAACTAACATTCAAAAAAGTTTTAACAAAGAGCTCTCTGCTGGAAAGAAAGTATCTTTGGCTGACGTCATCGTATTAGGTGGAGCGGCAGCAATTGAGAAGGCGGCCAAAGATGCTGGATATCGCAATGTAAAAGTGCCTTTTAAACCAGGGCGGACGGATGCATCTCAAGAGCAAACGGATGTAAGTTCATTTGCGGTTCTTGAACCTAAAGCTGATGGCTTTCGCAACTATTTCTCTTCGAACAGCATGCAGTCGCCCACCTTCATGTTAGTGGACAAGGCCAACATGTTAACGCTTACCGTGCCTGAGATGACAGTGCTTGTGGGCGGCTTGCGGGCATTAAATGCAAACTCTGGCGGCACCAAACATGGGGTGTTCACAAGTCGACCAGGAGTTCTAAGTCCAGATTTCTTTATAAACTTACTCGATATGTCTACAAGGTGGACACGGTCAGAGGCTTCACCTGGCGTCTATGAGGGCTTAGATCGTGCTTCTGGAAAACTGAAGTGGACGGCCACTCCGGTTGACCTTGTTTTTGGATCAAACGCTGAACTTCGCGCCATCGCTGAGGTTTATGCGGCAGATGATGGTAAAGACAAGTTTGCCAAAGACTTTGTAGCGGCTT
Proteins encoded:
- a CDS encoding sterol desaturase family protein, whose amino-acid sequence is MILERILPARSLPHVPGWWMRVILINIMQAGVVVLGGLTWEQYLQSLSLVNVPWPNEVFAVATTYFAITFVFYWWHKWRHDVEWLWTTCHQIHHSPSRIETITSFYKHPLEIFLNSIIIATIVYPVMGLSLQAGAWVTVCTGLAEFLYHMNIKTPYWWGFVFQRPESHRVHHERNKHYKNFADLPLWDMIFGTFENPHREVTCGFRLERELMFYKMLTFKNVNQKRDLDE
- the katG gene encoding catalase/peroxidase HPI, whose product is MKTSMLLVAASLIVAGCSSTSSDKAMKGPAPGEAKSSQFWWPEALNLQPLRQHSAESSPLGEKFDYAKEFKKLNLAAVKQDIKKVLTSSQDWWPADYGHYGAFFIRMAWHSAGTYRTLDGRGGAGGGQQRFEPLNSWPDNANLDKARRLLWPIKKKYGNKISWADLMVLTGNVALEDMGFKTYGFAGGRVDDWEADLVYWGPETKMLADARFKGDRQLERPLAAVQMGLIYVNPEGPNGNPDPLLAAKDIRETFGRMAMNDEETVALIAGGHTFGKTHGAHKVEECVGKEPAAAGIEEQGLGWKNKCGKGHGVDTITSGLEGAWTATPTLWTHQFLTNLFAFNWKKTKSPAGAIQWIPDDESVANLVPDAHDKTKRHAPIMLTTDLALREDPIYREISLRFRDKPKDFELAFAKAWFKLTHRDMGPRARYIGPEQPKEALSWQDPVPAANYKTISSAEVERLKSKILKSGLTVPELVRTAWASASSYRGTDMRGGANGARIALAPQKDWQANDPADLERVLGKLTNIQKSFNKELSAGKKVSLADVIVLGGAAAIEKAAKDAGYRNVKVPFKPGRTDASQEQTDVSSFAVLEPKADGFRNYFSSNSMQSPTFMLVDKANMLTLTVPEMTVLVGGLRALNANSGGTKHGVFTSRPGVLSPDFFINLLDMSTRWTRSEASPGVYEGLDRASGKLKWTATPVDLVFGSNAELRAIAEVYAADDGKDKFAKDFVAAWSKVMQLDRFDLK